DNA from Larimichthys crocea isolate SSNF chromosome XIII, L_crocea_2.0, whole genome shotgun sequence:
ttaaaacaaaaagcaaacgTGCACAGAGAAGACTCCACCAGACAAAAACTTTATTCAGGGATAAAAATCTACATCAGATGACGATGCACTGTCTAATCTGCAGACGTTTGAGTGTCCTTAAAGAGAAAATACCTGTTACATTATCTACTCTAATCATCTCCCAAAATATTctaaaaacttttaaattaaCCTTTTTGAAATCCACAGTGTAAAGTCTGTCATCGATTGCCGTCTTGGCAGCGTTaaggtaaataaatgtttctcaACAGACGCTATACTGCCATGCATTTTGTTAAAGTCTCACCTGAGAGacaaatatttctaaaataaaaaaaacactaatgaatgtttgtttttctttccgtGCAGTAACGAGTTTCAGGAGATGTTTTCTTCTgatgagaggggaggagaaaaaaaaaagaaaaaaaagatctttaaCTGTGCTGACTGTGCACGCATTCCTGCTGAAGCAGGAAGAACGTGAAGGACAACATGTACGACTGACTTTAACTTCAGGAATACTGACAGAAACAAGTCAGATCTACTTTCTCCCTTTCCTCCAAAGTGATTCTGTCGATGATGTAGTGGTGAGTTAAGAATGgaggtttctaaagagctgctttgaagctcaaaatctgcgGCACTGTCCGACGGCAAAAATGGGTAAAGACGTGTAttatcagcagacctgaggtggactgaataaagcctgggtaacagcacccacctgtcaatcaaagcgtccgctctcttaatcctgcataactttaagccttaatataatgtgaacaggtgagttgtatataaattcaccctcagtacagttgtcatgaacggggaaattagctatagagaccaaaacagttttttgtaccaggctgtaaacatgtttatttctgctgtgaagtttttaacatggggacttatggagactgactcacttctggagccagcctcaagtggacgtttgaggaactgcagtttttttttacagaggttGCCGTTGGATTGCAAGTCTTCAATGTGGTGTAAACCAATGGCAACAAAGCAGGAGAAGGAgtttacactttttaaaaaaggtgtaATAACACCTTCATAAGACGAGTTCGGTCGGCTTCATTCGGTACACATGCACcataaattaaacttttatgaaGCTCATAATGTTTCAGAGAGGTATTAATTTAAGTCTTATATTTATTACTGAGGTCGTAGTCTGCAGTcatgttaaactggactgcgTTATATTATGGCACTTAATTATGTTGTAGTGGAGCATTAAATGTACCTAAATGAAGAAGCCGGTCGGTGTGTAACGTGTTGGCGTTGCATGATAGCTGTGATACGTCATTAATAAATGTATCACACCACATTTAATtactaattaataataataagagggcggcagtagctcagtccatagagactcTGTGCAAGGTTGTGTACAtactttgcactaaatcaacaaTTTACTGTATAcgcttttgtacaatatattttatttactattgctattttgatatttgattatgtatagtttgttctttgtattttttattcctATGTTGTCTATATATGTTgtctgtaatttcccagcttgggataaataaagtctatctatctaaacatgtgtgtgtgttgaaatgcatgcaaaaaaaacaacaacaaacttttaCTTAAACCTTAATAACCTAAATTACTTTTTGCCTGCAGCCATgtgaatcaaataaataaacttgaacAAAGCCCACATGCATGTTGGAGCTCTGCAGCTGCATCACATGTTGAACTCaacatagaaaagaaaaacataaaatgagcTTTAGTGTTACTTTTCCAGACAGGTGcatgcacgcgcgcacacacacctggattCGAGGCCCCCCtcctgctaacacacacacacacacctggactcGAGGCCCCCCTCCTgctaacactaacacacacacacacacacacacactttctgacACTTTTCCCGGGCAGTTCGTGGTCAAACATAAGCAGAGCTGGGACCGACGGGGGGACTCGAACCATGCGGCTGTTCTCCAAACCGAGCCGAACATTAGTTATCCCGGGATGTTTATAAACAAAGGTGGCATCTTTAGGAGGTGAAGCTTTGTAGCATCCTGGACTAACTCTCCCGGAGCTCGGCTGGAGAAGTGAAGATTCCTCCCGGGTCTGGAGCTCTAACACCGGGACTACAAGTTGTCGGAGCCCGGGGCAGCAGCGGCTCGGACGCCGGCTGCGCTGTCTGATGCGAGACttgaacagagaaagaagagagagagagagaggagggaagccGCTTAAATTCATCACCCTCCAGCTCTGCGGCTGCTTTACCTGGATTTTTCCGAGCAGCGATGTGTTGCCTCGGTGTCCGGGTCCCGGTGGCTCGGTAACGGTTCCGTGTAACGTTTGTTTCTCCtctgacatgaaacaaaaatgtccaATTCTTCTCGCTAAACAATCACTCCGCACATCCAAGATGGCTACCAggaacacctcctcctcctcctcccgagCCCCGTGTTGGACACGAGGCCCGCCCACCTCGCTTTGTGATTGGTCCGGCTGCGGCCGCGGCCGTGCTCCCATTGGCTGAGCCGCGCTGTCTGTCGACAgacgttgttttttttctactacTTCCAGGAGAACTCGCGCTATGATTGGACCGCTCGGAAAGGTCAAAGGGGAAACTGAGTTTTGATTCAcgcccccctctccctcctcctcccccctccctttctGTTGGTCGCAGGGTGTTCTGGGAAATTGAGTTCTTTCTTTGcctatctatattatatattctctctctctctctctctctctcttctctctctctctctctctctctctatagaAGTActaatatatatactatatatatctataatatattatatagatatatattatatatatatatatatataaaacagccGTTACATAAACAGCCGTaattataatatacatataccacaccacacaccacatacacaaaatattaagagagagattttatattattagtattagatagattatatatataatctatctCTTCTCgctaatgatatatatatatatatatatatatatatatatatatatataaatatatatacagagagaaaagaccATTTATCTGATAAGGTGTCTGTATATTTTCAAAGCCACAGAATGTTATACATCcagtatatatatactataacaAATGTATAACTAATACAAATAATActtataacattaataatataaacagATATAAATTAAAGATAcggattatatatatatatagaatcaAGTGgtattaaatagaaaaaaagaataaataaggaaaaataaataagtatgtATATAAATAGATAGCAGAACAAAATGAAGGAGAAGTAAGTTTAAAGCTCAACAACATGAGCATAACTCAGGTAAGATGTGGCTTGTCACACTGGCTTCAgtattgtatgtattgtattatatcTTTTGCTGaaatccacagacacacaaaatgaagtaaaacaGTCAATATACAGATAAATATTATGCAAAAGTATGACACCTGAAACATTACACTAATATTagttgaatatttattttttcattgagTATTAATCTGCAACTAAAACTGCCTCCGTTCTCCTGGTTTCAGTCTGTCCACCAGATGTTTGAACCTGCTGCGGGAGCATTAACactgatgatggatgatgaggTCTGACTCCAGCTCCAGTTCATAGGGGTCGAGTTCTGTGCAGACCAGCCGAGTTCTTTCACACCAAACTGGGATGAACATTTCTTCATGGAGCTGACACACAACGTGTTGACACAAAGCTGGAATCACATTATtgtctaaaatgtatttatgtgctGCAGCATGAAGATTTccttctaaataaataaatgcaaacgGCTTTTAATTTGTGGTAACGCATGAGCACTCTAACGCGTTCATTTTGTTCATAGGTGATGCTGTaacgtaacagattacttttaattgatggtaaggttgtaacctaattaactactttccaaagtaactatacccaacactgtCTGTATTACAGCAGTTTATCATAACCAGTGAGCCTGTGCATCACGTCTTTATTCCACAGGAGGGTGCTGCAGTCTGCGAGCTGCcataaaaacatgagaaataTGTCAGTGTCCTCTTCAGACACTGATCACATCATCTGAATTTCATTGGATCTTCAGTCAGagtttttatgtatatataccAGGCCTAAACTAGAAGCCAGTTAGTGGTATCATTTCTAATGTTATCATTTGAATGCTGAACTTTTATGTTGTGAAtcgctaaaaaaacaaaacaaaacaaaaacaatcacatttaaagttatttatttttttgcataagatgcaaaattacaccaaaaaaaaaatcaaccagctcaaaaatatatatatatttataaattttAGGCGTGAGATATGACCAAAATATTCTCTTTCCATAATACATATTAAATGTACAAATTTTACAAAATGCAGTatcacaaaataaagaaaataaatatctctCTTTTGATAGAAAACAAAATCCGACATCGTCTGGGctcaaaaaaactaaatatttcagtttaactGCTTCTGATCTATAAATGTGTCAACATCTGTTAATTCCTGAGATGAACCTCCTCCTTCATCATCACAGCTGAACTACAGAGAAATAATAATCCTGCCAACTGTAACAGctgcacaataaataaagaaaaagtcacaggtatttaaataaatcaaaaagcTTGTTGgcaaatatttaaatcttaaaaataaaaagtgaaactaTCTGAACGTTTCGTGTGGAAACGTCTCGTCGGTCAGTTCCTGAACCTGTAGGAGATCGGCAGCAGCTTGTGagtcttcttcatggtctggACTTTGGTGTGCGTCGGCTCGTCCATCGTCTTGTAGCAGCGCCGGGCGTAATCCAAAAGTTTCTCCTTCGACGCCTCGAACTCTCCGACCTCGGCCACCTTGAAGGAGATTGTGACGTTAACGATGATCTTCAGAGCACAAGGACTCAAACAAAGCTCAGTGTCTCTGCTGCCACTCGGTGGTCAACAACATGACGTACTCTCTTTAAAGTCACCATACCAGACTCCtttaacaaaaacagtaatttcaccagaatattttcacatctcacTCAGTTAAATTAGGATTTATAtcgaccaaaccagagctggtGATTGTTGACACATGTTTACGACGAGTTTACACGGTAATTAAGCAAATCTTAGTTTGGTAAAAGAGAAACTTGAATTCACGGTcgtatttttctgtttaataatgaaaaaaagtgTAAGAATATTGCCTTTCTTGACAGtttatgagtttatttattacaccAGCCCTATGTAAACAAGGTCTAAATGAAGGGAAAGATTTGTGGCAATGCGTTGGACTGAAGTAAGACTGAAGGTGTGATTGTTAATTTAtactttattctttaaataacaGTCAAACCAGGCGGGGTTATTTTTGACTCCAGAGGACAAAAGGTGGAGGACATCACGAGGGTTAGACTAGTGAACTCAGTGCGGAGAAGTTGCCGGTTTCTTTCAGCTCCGGTTGACTTTTTATGATCGGTTCACACAATTACCTGCATGATAAATATCAGGAAAGTTTATGAAAACTTGACTGACAATATTTCGAACCTGGATTGAAActtatttcaattttttttagaTGCTTACTGTTATGTACCTGAAATTACATCGTTCAAAGGAGGACAGGCTTTTCAATGCACATGCATCATGTGTAAAACATCTATGAGAAGTTATAAAAGTTTGGATCTTTGCTGCATTCATGATAATCATCATCGTTGTTGATTTAGTTAGTTTCAGACCTTCTCTGgagccaccagcagcagctcagcgATGGGGGAGGTGGAGGCCATGGTGTTTCTGTCGACTCCGTGGATCTGGAAGGCTCGGGACATGCTTCTCACTCGCTGGTACGTGGTCAGGATCTTCTTATAGCGAATCAGAACGCCGTCCGGGTCTTTAACTGTGAGAGTGCAGAGGAAATGTGGTGGAAAACTGATGTTTTGAATcatgtatattatgtatatgGATGGTTCTCTGTCCCTCACCTCGCTGCCTCTCCCTCCCGTGGGTGATCCTGAAgatcctcctcatcttcatcctcgGCTCCCCGCCGGCTCGCCCTCTGCCTTTCTTCTTTGACCCCTTCTCCGCCGACGAGtcgtcgtcttcctcctcctcctcctcctcttcctccacgtACTCGTCCTCGGTGTAGTATTTATCCTCCTCCAGGTGAAACTCCTGCTTCACTGCAGCCGTGAAGAGTTGgacatgaattaataaaacaagaacagaagaaggaaaacacagagtCAGAGTTTCCTCACCAGGGATGGCGGTGCTGCGGCGGGTCCGCGGTCCTGGTCTCTGCACGCGTTTGAGGGTCATCCCTGACCTGGTGGTCatgggggagggaggagacggAGAGCTGGCAGGCTGGACCTTCACCCCACGCTGAGGATCTGCACACCACTCGGTCACTGCATGGAAATGTTTGACTGGtaacattataaataaattaacatgcACGTCTGATCCACatattttcctcctcctcaccctccgGACTCCTCATGCTGACGATGAAGCGGTCCAGCTGACAGCGCAGGAAGTTGCGttcctcctccaactcctcgATTCGCTTCTGCAGCCAGGCGTTCTTCTCCAGAGCGACGTACAGGTGAGCTCGCAGGTTAGAGACCAGGATGAAAGGGCTGTACTGAGAGTGAGGAGGCTCCTGCACCACAGGCTCTgcgggaggagagaggaggaagcaggagaaaggaggaaggagaagagaggagatgagaggagaggagaggagaggagaggagagaaaggagatgagaggagatgagagtagaggagatgagaggagagaaaggagatgagatgagaggagaggagaggagaggagaggagagaagacaggTGAAAGGTGTGCACTTTTTTAGGTGATGGGGGAGAAGAAGGCTAATGTGTGTCAACCATACTGACAGGTCAGTGGCCTGcagctgtctgcctctctccactctgttcactctgtgtgtggtctcagtctcagtctttctCCTCATCTCGCTCTTTTGaggtgtgtctctgtctctgtttccctctgtcCCTTCCGTCTCTGCACGTCTAATGTCATTCATCTTTAACGTCTCTCATCTATCTTGcctcctttacacacacatacacacacactttccttcCCACTCCTGTTCACTCTCCTCTGAGCCTCTAACTTCCTACTCCTCAGAGTGACACATCACAACAGGATCTAGCAGACATGGACCAATGGCTGTCGGAGCCTTTTGCCCTGCTGTCTAAGCTGGAAACTGTCAACACTACACAACAATACATAAGAGACCTTATTGCATTAGCATTCAGTCTAGAAAAAGGAGGTGGTTGTTTACATCTTGCTCTTTATGTTAATGTGTTATCAATATTCAGCACACctgtcataaataataaaaaaaaatgcaaagaaactGCCCTAATCtcatccattttattttgatgcaaaTAACAAACTGGATGGGTCACCTGTCGATTGTTTATCactacacatatttacatttctacCCNNNNNNNNNNTTTAcatgtggcttgtttgagaaCCAGGGTCAGTCAGTCTCAGGTCTTTGGGTTGGGACTGCCAgtggttaaaaacaaaagcaaacgtGCACAGAAGACTCCTCCCGACAAAAACTTTATTCAGGGATAAAAATCTACATCAATGACGATGCACTGTCAGATGTTTGGGTGTCCTTAAAGAAAATACCTGTTACATTATCTACTCTAATCTCTCCCAA
Protein-coding regions in this window:
- the LOC104924402 gene encoding coiled-coil domain-containing protein 106 isoform X2; this translates as MNPPNRDDTSPPEHYMPQPSSSSGGGGGGGGGGLYLDAYEVSFPLEESVDRPPAYHLNQEQQMMDEPVVQEPPHSQYSPFILVSNLRAHLYVALEKNAWLQKRIEELEEERNFLRCQLDRFIVSMRSPEDPQRGVKVQPASSPSPPSPMTTRSGMTLKRVQRPGPRTRRSTAIPVKQEFHLEEDKYYTEDEYVEEEEEEEEEDDDSSAEKGSKKKGRGRAGGEPRMKMRRIFRITHGRERQRVKDPDGVLIRYKKILTTYQRVRSMSRAFQIHGVDRNTMASTSPIAELLLVAPEKVAEVGEFEASKEKLLDYARRCYKTMDEPTHTKVQTMKKTHKLLPISYRFRN
- the LOC104924402 gene encoding coiled-coil domain-containing protein 106 isoform X1 — protein: MNPPNRDDTSPPEHYMPQPSSSSGGGGGGGGGGLYLDAYEVSFPLEESVDRPPAYHLNQEQQMMDEPVVQEPPHSQYSPFILVSNLRAHLYVALEKNAWLQKRIEELEEERNFLRCQLDRFIVSMRSPEVTEWCADPQRGVKVQPASSPSPPSPMTTRSGMTLKRVQRPGPRTRRSTAIPVKQEFHLEEDKYYTEDEYVEEEEEEEEEDDDSSAEKGSKKKGRGRAGGEPRMKMRRIFRITHGRERQRVKDPDGVLIRYKKILTTYQRVRSMSRAFQIHGVDRNTMASTSPIAELLLVAPEKVAEVGEFEASKEKLLDYARRCYKTMDEPTHTKVQTMKKTHKLLPISYRFRN